Proteins co-encoded in one Halorussus salinus genomic window:
- a CDS encoding DUF7504 family protein, with protein MDEAVRSGDGALGRDSPREAFAPAGSQTLVRTPTDADPLAALPTRATDTLLVVSARDHPKRLETRLERAGLDPANAGVVPVVPTTCDYDGALWATDPVHPNDLTGVAMRFSDAIAHVESGSGWVLLDALGVLLMYADADRLCQFFQTLTNRVRAREVRGVYGANPDAIPDETFERLRSMCDDEYDLG; from the coding sequence ATGGACGAGGCGGTGCGGTCCGGAGACGGTGCGCTCGGACGCGACTCCCCGAGGGAGGCGTTCGCCCCCGCCGGGTCCCAGACGCTCGTTCGCACGCCCACCGACGCCGACCCGCTCGCCGCCCTCCCGACGCGCGCGACCGACACGCTACTGGTGGTTTCGGCACGCGACCACCCGAAGCGCCTCGAAACGCGACTCGAACGCGCCGGTCTCGACCCCGCGAACGCGGGCGTCGTACCGGTCGTCCCCACGACTTGCGACTACGACGGTGCCCTCTGGGCGACCGACCCCGTGCATCCCAACGACTTGACCGGCGTCGCCATGCGCTTCTCCGACGCGATTGCCCACGTCGAGTCCGGGTCGGGGTGGGTCCTCCTCGACGCGCTCGGCGTCCTCCTGATGTACGCCGACGCCGACCGGCTCTGTCAGTTTTTCCAGACGCTGACCAACCGGGTGCGGGCGCGGGAGGTCCGCGGCGTCTACGGCGCGAACCCCGACGCGATTCCGGACGAAACCTTCGAGCGACTTCGGTCGATGTGCGACGACGAGTACGACCTCGGATAG
- a CDS encoding DUF7344 domain-containing protein has product MSTIGDSSGTGSTEPEETPDQQDSAVATQQVSDIVESESEEDEVSEPKLSRDLVFDVLKNRRRRYALHYLRRADETVQLSELAEQVAAWENDIEVDAISAAERKRVYTALYQSHLPKLDDAGIVDYNQNRGIVELSTAAEQLDVYLDLESQPDIPWCNWYLGLAVGGLGLLTGAWLGLPPFSLVADVLLATAVVAAYGAVAVTHTYYARHASGAGETPPEVQES; this is encoded by the coding sequence ATGAGCACCATTGGTGACTCATCCGGAACCGGAAGTACCGAACCGGAGGAGACTCCGGACCAGCAGGACTCCGCTGTCGCGACACAGCAGGTCTCTGACATCGTCGAATCCGAGAGCGAGGAGGACGAAGTTTCCGAACCGAAACTCTCTCGCGACCTCGTCTTCGACGTTCTGAAGAACCGACGACGACGATACGCCCTCCACTACCTCAGGCGTGCGGACGAAACGGTCCAGTTGTCCGAACTCGCCGAGCAGGTCGCGGCGTGGGAGAACGACATCGAGGTCGATGCGATTTCTGCGGCGGAACGCAAGCGCGTGTACACCGCCCTCTACCAGTCGCACCTCCCGAAACTGGACGACGCGGGCATCGTCGATTACAACCAGAACCGCGGCATCGTGGAGCTTTCGACCGCCGCCGAACAACTCGACGTGTATCTGGACCTCGAATCCCAACCCGACATCCCGTGGTGTAACTGGTACCTCGGACTCGCGGTCGGGGGACTGGGACTGCTGACGGGCGCGTGGCTCGGTCTGCCGCCGTTTTCGCTGGTCGCCGACGTTCTCCTCGCGACCGCGGTCGTCGCCGCCTACGGCGCGGTCGCGGTCACGCACACGTACTACGCCCGCCACGCGAGCGGCGCTGGCGAGACGCCCCCAGAAGTACAGGAGTCCTGA
- a CDS encoding lycopene cyclase domain-containing protein, with amino-acid sequence MIPDIGAVFGEYTYLASEVAFGTVAVGLLYRVGALVQAARTIAALYPIAYLWDWYTLHIGVFAIELRTGIDLLGIPIEEHIFMVVVPAFVLGLHETLRERERSEASQPVENRQ; translated from the coding sequence GTGATACCCGACATCGGCGCGGTGTTCGGCGAGTATACGTACCTCGCGAGCGAGGTCGCCTTCGGAACCGTCGCAGTAGGGCTCCTCTATCGAGTCGGGGCGCTGGTTCAAGCCGCCCGCACTATCGCGGCGTTGTATCCAATCGCCTATTTGTGGGACTGGTACACACTCCATATCGGCGTCTTCGCTATCGAACTTCGGACAGGAATCGACCTACTGGGTATTCCAATCGAAGAACACATCTTCATGGTGGTCGTTCCGGCCTTCGTCCTCGGCCTCCACGAGACGCTTCGGGAGCGGGAGCGTTCGGAAGCGTCTCAACCCGTCGAAAACCGCCAGTAA
- a CDS encoding CBS domain-containing protein, translated as MDIADIATTDYIELEAESNVGKARSIFEEKNPKGIIVTRAGGYEGVITQKQLLRSHIEDHTKVDTLTKSAPKVERTDNVRDVARALVEGGTKVAPVFESGNLWGVVDQDLILEAVLENLDTLTVEQIYTENVVSIAEDATLGQAINRLREHGVSRLPVVDDDGFLTGVVTTHDVVEFATRNVEKTTRGDRSGEGDRLLDLPVYDVMSSPASTTTLNESVRDAVERMLDSDYSGLVVTPEDDDRVVGGIVTKTDVLRALSYTEEDVMDVQITNVNLLDTLTRDSIRESIAEISDKYQKMQVRHAHVRFHEHKEKLRGTPLIQCKIRLRTNRGQVAGSGEGYGAEQAFSVARDKLERNVLEMKGVESDREYEGQLLRKLGEL; from the coding sequence ATGGACATCGCTGATATCGCAACGACGGACTACATCGAGTTGGAGGCCGAATCGAACGTCGGGAAGGCCCGCTCCATCTTCGAGGAGAAGAACCCGAAAGGAATCATCGTGACTCGCGCAGGCGGCTACGAGGGCGTTATCACACAGAAGCAACTGCTTCGCTCTCACATCGAGGACCACACCAAAGTCGATACACTCACCAAATCCGCACCGAAGGTCGAGCGAACCGACAACGTTCGCGACGTGGCACGCGCACTGGTCGAGGGCGGCACGAAAGTCGCCCCCGTCTTCGAGTCGGGCAACCTCTGGGGCGTCGTCGACCAAGACCTCATCCTCGAGGCGGTGCTGGAGAACCTCGACACGCTGACGGTCGAACAGATATACACCGAGAACGTCGTCTCCATCGCGGAGGACGCCACCCTCGGGCAGGCTATCAACCGACTTCGCGAACACGGCGTCTCGCGACTGCCGGTCGTGGACGACGACGGCTTCCTGACCGGCGTCGTCACGACCCACGACGTAGTGGAGTTCGCGACTCGAAACGTCGAGAAGACGACCCGTGGCGACCGGTCGGGCGAGGGCGACCGACTGCTGGACCTGCCGGTGTACGACGTGATGTCGAGTCCGGCTTCGACCACGACGCTGAACGAGAGCGTCCGCGACGCGGTCGAGCGCATGCTCGACAGCGACTACTCGGGTCTCGTCGTCACGCCCGAGGACGACGACCGCGTGGTCGGTGGTATCGTTACCAAGACCGACGTGCTTCGCGCGCTGTCGTACACCGAGGAGGACGTGATGGACGTGCAGATTACCAACGTCAACCTACTCGACACCCTCACACGGGACTCGATTCGGGAGTCCATCGCGGAGATTTCGGACAAGTACCAGAAGATGCAGGTTCGTCACGCGCACGTGCGCTTCCACGAACACAAGGAGAAGCTTCGGGGCACGCCGCTCATCCAGTGTAAGATTCGCCTCCGGACCAATCGCGGACAGGTCGCCGGGTCGGGCGAGGGGTACGGTGCCGAACAGGCGTTCAGCGTCGCCCGCGACAAGTTAGAGCGCAACGTCTTGGAGATGAAGGGCGTCGAGAGCGACCGCGAGTACGAGGGGCAACTCCTCCGAAAGCTCGGCGAACTCTGA
- a CDS encoding phosphate signaling complex PhoU family protein, whose product METRKVQVTGGSTFTVSIPKGWATENGIEAGDRVEFHPEGDSLLLSPRTAEDTVEGTVDITDLEGAELMRTVFTLYVSGFDIINLEATRVTPDQRRTVRDATQGLVGLEVIEETGDRVVLQDLLDSSELSIHNAITRMRLVSITMLQDAVTALVENDDDLATDVIERDDDVDRLWFMISRVFRSALRNPSTAADIGLPRETCFDYHSSARQLERVADHAAKIGNHALELGEIPDEVAAALEDLHAESADIVEMAMDALLEDDGSEATRLGNNAREHVREIDQHTREVDDLIRDMDAERAQQLSLVVDSLSRSADYGGNIAETALQKAAPRPEN is encoded by the coding sequence ATGGAGACGCGGAAAGTCCAAGTCACGGGCGGTTCGACGTTCACCGTCTCGATTCCGAAGGGATGGGCGACCGAGAACGGTATCGAGGCAGGTGACCGCGTCGAGTTCCACCCGGAGGGCGACTCGCTGTTGCTCTCGCCGCGGACGGCCGAGGACACGGTCGAGGGCACCGTGGACATCACCGACCTCGAAGGGGCCGAACTCATGCGGACGGTGTTCACGCTGTACGTCAGCGGGTTCGACATCATCAACCTCGAAGCGACTCGCGTGACCCCCGACCAGCGCCGGACGGTCCGGGACGCCACGCAGGGACTCGTGGGATTGGAAGTCATCGAGGAGACCGGCGACCGAGTGGTCCTACAGGACCTGTTGGACTCGTCGGAACTGTCGATTCACAACGCCATCACCCGGATGCGACTGGTCTCGATTACGATGCTACAGGACGCGGTGACGGCGCTGGTCGAGAACGACGACGACCTCGCTACCGACGTTATCGAGCGCGACGACGACGTGGACCGCCTCTGGTTCATGATTTCGCGGGTGTTCCGGTCGGCGCTCCGCAACCCGAGTACCGCCGCCGACATCGGCCTCCCGCGCGAGACGTGTTTCGACTACCACTCCAGCGCCCGCCAGTTGGAGCGGGTCGCCGACCACGCCGCGAAGATCGGCAACCACGCGCTGGAACTCGGCGAGATTCCCGACGAGGTCGCCGCGGCCCTCGAAGACCTCCACGCCGAGTCGGCCGACATCGTGGAGATGGCGATGGACGCCCTGCTGGAAGACGACGGGTCGGAGGCGACCCGACTCGGGAACAACGCCCGCGAACACGTCCGCGAGATAGACCAACACACCCGCGAGGTGGACGACCTCATCCGCGACATGGACGCCGAGCGCGCCCAACAGCTCAGTCTCGTCGTGGACTCACTGTCCCGGAGCGCCGACTACGGGGGCAACATCGCCGAGACCGCCCTCCAGAAGGCCGCGCCGCGACCCGAGAACTAA
- a CDS encoding PstS family phosphate ABC transporter substrate-binding protein yields the protein MRERPSIDRRTVLLGGGTAIASLAGCISTSPTPPGDRGEPTQDESSDDSSVEPLKVGGSSTVYPITSDAGSVWNSNPPADDEEYWGPSEYGIDTDERLANYWASKYGFEGSGSSPPFSISVKLSHSGTGLEKLEKGLLDLGNSSAPVAAELTNLGEEELDEFKNHVVGVDAQPIVVSREIYEAGVTQLTAEQVQQIYQGDITNWSEIDAYDGPDKEIQAVGRAEGSGTDTAFRANMLGSPDADMSGVDVRKGQNQNVETVVGKSTNAIAYMALAFVTSETPAVSLEFDGTVYEPGKNLADESYPLSRDLHCYTYGGTSEKEAAFLRMIIHDFGQENYVKPAGYATLTSSRQKEELQKLPDPE from the coding sequence ATGCGGGAACGACCCTCTATCGACCGTCGAACGGTTCTCCTCGGTGGGGGCACTGCCATCGCATCACTGGCTGGATGCATTTCCACGAGTCCCACTCCACCGGGCGACCGAGGAGAACCGACACAGGACGAATCGTCGGACGATTCGTCGGTCGAACCGCTGAAGGTCGGCGGTTCGTCCACCGTGTATCCGATAACGAGCGACGCGGGGTCGGTGTGGAACTCGAACCCACCGGCCGACGACGAGGAGTACTGGGGGCCGAGCGAGTACGGAATCGACACCGACGAGCGACTGGCCAACTACTGGGCCAGCAAGTACGGTTTCGAGGGGTCGGGGTCGAGTCCGCCGTTCAGCATCTCGGTCAAACTGAGCCACTCCGGCACCGGACTCGAAAAGCTCGAAAAGGGCCTGCTCGACCTCGGCAATTCGAGCGCGCCGGTCGCCGCCGAGCTGACGAACCTCGGCGAAGAGGAGTTAGACGAGTTCAAGAACCACGTCGTCGGCGTGGACGCCCAACCCATCGTCGTGAGCCGGGAAATCTACGAGGCGGGCGTGACGCAGTTGACCGCCGAGCAGGTCCAGCAAATCTACCAAGGCGACATCACGAACTGGTCGGAGATAGACGCCTACGACGGTCCGGACAAGGAGATTCAGGCGGTCGGCCGCGCGGAGGGGTCGGGCACCGACACCGCCTTCCGGGCGAACATGCTCGGCAGTCCCGACGCGGACATGTCGGGCGTGGACGTTCGCAAGGGCCAGAACCAGAACGTCGAGACGGTCGTCGGCAAATCGACCAACGCCATCGCGTACATGGCGCTCGCGTTCGTCACCAGCGAGACGCCCGCCGTCAGCTTGGAGTTCGACGGGACAGTGTACGAACCCGGCAAGAACCTCGCCGACGAGAGCTACCCCCTCTCGCGTGACCTCCACTGTTACACCTACGGCGGCACCTCCGAGAAGGAGGCGGCGTTCCTCCGGATGATAATCCACGACTTCGGGCAGGAGAACTACGTGAAACCGGCGGGCTACGCCACGCTCACCTCGTCACGCCAGAAAGAAGAGTTACAGAAACTCCCGGACCCAGAATGA
- the pstC gene encoding phosphate ABC transporter permease subunit PstC — MIGSIDARVSSVRTSVEDMDRGAQFVDAAALVAILATLGAFLFAPALTVFPLGAFLAVVLYGWVAHQANTAKLLMFLMTGSTLVILGLITVYLLVRSVPAFQLMGLDIVTRFEQPFWSTSEGVFSLVPMIWGTLVTTLLAMAIAAPLGVAGALFISEIAPRWLREVVKPGVEILAGVPSIVYGYIGYVIINTYMSEEFGLANFGSLFAAGLIIGVMALPTVVSVAEDAIDSVPESMKSGSLALGATDWQTIKSVTIPASFSGVSAAVLLGVGRAVGETMAVTVMLPHSQVLPQPLYDVFQGTETLTSLIASQYGIASGDQMAALFAAGVVLFVTVLGLSIASQLVEAHMEQKLGGQR; from the coding sequence ATGATAGGGAGCATCGACGCGCGCGTCAGTTCGGTCCGAACGAGCGTCGAGGACATGGACCGGGGCGCGCAGTTCGTGGACGCCGCGGCGCTGGTCGCGATACTGGCCACGCTCGGGGCGTTCCTGTTCGCGCCCGCGCTGACGGTCTTCCCGCTCGGGGCGTTCCTCGCGGTCGTCCTCTACGGGTGGGTCGCCCATCAGGCCAACACCGCGAAGCTCCTGATGTTCCTGATGACGGGTTCCACGCTCGTCATCCTCGGTCTCATCACGGTGTATCTCCTCGTGCGCTCGGTTCCGGCGTTCCAGTTGATGGGACTCGACATCGTGACTCGCTTCGAGCAACCGTTCTGGAGTACGAGCGAGGGCGTCTTCTCGCTGGTCCCGATGATCTGGGGGACGCTGGTCACGACCCTGTTGGCGATGGCCATCGCCGCGCCGCTGGGCGTCGCGGGCGCGCTCTTCATCAGCGAAATCGCGCCCCGCTGGCTTCGGGAAGTCGTCAAGCCCGGCGTCGAAATCCTCGCGGGCGTCCCCTCCATCGTCTACGGCTACATCGGCTACGTCATCATCAACACGTACATGTCCGAGGAGTTCGGGCTGGCGAACTTCGGGAGCCTGTTCGCCGCCGGACTCATAATCGGCGTGATGGCGCTCCCGACGGTCGTCTCGGTCGCGGAGGACGCCATCGACAGCGTGCCCGAGTCGATGAAGAGCGGGTCGCTGGCGCTCGGCGCGACCGACTGGCAGACCATCAAGAGCGTCACCATCCCGGCGTCGTTCTCGGGCGTCTCGGCCGCGGTCCTGCTCGGCGTCGGCCGCGCCGTCGGCGAGACGATGGCCGTGACCGTGATGCTCCCCCACTCGCAGGTCCTTCCCCAACCGCTGTACGACGTGTTTCAGGGGACCGAGACGCTGACGAGCCTCATCGCCAGCCAGTACGGCATCGCCAGCGGTGACCAGATGGCCGCGCTGTTCGCGGCGGGCGTGGTGCTGTTCGTGACGGTCCTCGGACTCAGTATCGCGTCGCAACTCGTCGAGGCACACATGGAGCAGAAACTCGGAGGACAACGATGA
- the pstA gene encoding phosphate ABC transporter permease PstA, with product MSYENSALVTDESSTAERVASSVVGIGILTVLLGFASLFQWTDVEGTLLGVELFDLFGAFLTLGGLGVLALGAASRTGLVDTSPDRSAGVVTGGLFGLVGFVAGGLVASQMFGLGFLGGVFVGLLVGLGVAAVTMFTREDLGSTLPAGALGVVTGLLLLANVLTVEWQWDPQNFSAVFMAPVVVPALAVFTGLILSWSAAKAYEGYGTRGRQAGAYMLVGLNAFGMLGVLLLLVLFVAQKGLGYMMQDIKLGLFSEPAVWFHVPVLDEYLIFEIPGLWFHWPFTMNGYSLGSETINGVLPAIVGTFWVVFGAVLFAVPLGVGAAVFLTEYAEQGGFTRAVEIATNGLWSTPSIVYGLFGYAFLVPRLGNTDSLLAGQLVLGFMLLPLVLITSREAIKTVPKEYRDASAALGVSQWETIKSVVLPASMPGVITGVILGVGRIAGETAPLLLVMNGNLQAMSPINVLGSFEFTAAPPFISNSALLTAPPALPYKLYGTITAGVVSDEPKFGWATALVLLMVVLSFYAVGIVSRIYFRRKLEQ from the coding sequence ATGAGCTACGAGAACAGCGCGCTGGTGACCGACGAGTCGTCGACCGCCGAGCGAGTCGCCTCTTCCGTGGTGGGAATCGGCATTCTGACCGTTCTCCTCGGCTTCGCGTCGCTCTTCCAGTGGACCGACGTGGAGGGGACGCTTCTGGGCGTCGAACTGTTCGACCTCTTCGGGGCGTTCCTGACGCTGGGCGGTCTCGGCGTCCTCGCGCTCGGCGCGGCGTCCCGTACCGGACTCGTCGATACCTCGCCCGACCGGTCTGCTGGCGTCGTCACGGGCGGTCTGTTCGGTCTCGTCGGCTTCGTCGCTGGCGGACTGGTCGCCTCCCAGATGTTCGGACTCGGCTTCCTCGGCGGTGTCTTCGTGGGTCTCCTCGTCGGTCTCGGGGTCGCCGCCGTCACGATGTTCACCCGCGAGGACCTCGGTTCGACGCTCCCGGCTGGCGCGCTGGGCGTCGTCACCGGCCTCCTGTTGCTCGCCAACGTCCTCACCGTCGAGTGGCAGTGGGACCCGCAGAACTTCTCGGCGGTGTTCATGGCACCGGTCGTGGTGCCCGCGCTCGCGGTCTTCACCGGCCTGATACTCTCGTGGTCGGCCGCGAAGGCCTACGAGGGCTACGGGACGCGAGGGCGACAGGCCGGTGCGTACATGCTGGTCGGACTCAACGCCTTCGGGATGCTGGGCGTCCTCCTGTTGCTCGTCCTGTTCGTCGCCCAGAAGGGACTGGGCTACATGATGCAGGACATCAAACTCGGGCTGTTCAGCGAACCTGCCGTCTGGTTCCACGTGCCCGTCTTGGACGAGTATCTCATCTTCGAGATTCCCGGCCTCTGGTTCCACTGGCCGTTCACGATGAACGGCTACTCGCTGGGTTCCGAGACCATCAACGGCGTCCTCCCGGCCATCGTCGGGACCTTCTGGGTCGTGTTCGGCGCGGTGCTGTTCGCGGTCCCGCTCGGCGTCGGCGCGGCGGTGTTCCTCACCGAGTACGCCGAACAGGGCGGGTTCACCCGCGCGGTCGAAATCGCCACCAACGGGCTGTGGAGTACGCCGAGCATCGTCTACGGGCTGTTCGGCTACGCCTTCCTCGTGCCGCGACTCGGCAACACCGACTCGCTGCTGGCCGGGCAGTTGGTCCTCGGGTTCATGCTCCTCCCGCTGGTCCTCATCACCAGTCGGGAGGCCATCAAGACGGTGCCCAAGGAGTACCGCGACGCCAGCGCCGCGCTCGGCGTCAGCCAGTGGGAGACCATCAAGAGCGTGGTCCTCCCGGCCTCGATGCCCGGCGTCATCACCGGCGTCATTTTGGGGGTCGGCCGCATCGCGGGCGAGACCGCGCCGCTTCTCCTCGTGATGAACGGGAACCTACAGGCCATGTCGCCGATAAACGTCCTCGGCTCCTTCGAGTTCACCGCGGCCCCGCCGTTCATCTCGAACTCGGCGCTCCTCACCGCGCCGCCCGCGCTCCCGTACAAGCTCTACGGGACCATCACGGCTGGCGTGGTCAGCGACGAGCCGAAGTTCGGCTGGGCGACGGCGCTCGTACTCCTGATGGTCGTCCTGTCGTTCTACGCGGTCGGTATCGTGTCTCGAATCTACTTCCGGAGGAAACTCGAACAATGA
- the pstB gene encoding phosphate ABC transporter ATP-binding protein PstB gives MTVSGESQEQLEDEWTEYDFEGAPKISVDNLDVFYGDDHAIQSVSMDVPENSVTALIGPSGCGKSTFLRCLNRMNDRINSARVDGSVELDGKEIYQDGVNLVELRKRVGMVFQAPNPFPKSIRDNIAYGPRKHGDINDGLLDKLLGRADEEKEDEIVERSLKQAALWDEVSDRLDDNALGLSGGQQQRLCIGRCLAVDPEVILMDEPASALDPIATAKIEDLIEELSKDYTVVVVTHNMQQAARISDQTAVFLTGGELVEYGETDQIFENPNSQRVEDYITGKFG, from the coding sequence ATGACCGTCAGCGGCGAGAGCCAAGAGCAACTCGAAGACGAGTGGACCGAGTACGACTTCGAGGGTGCGCCCAAAATCTCGGTCGATAACTTGGACGTGTTCTACGGCGACGACCACGCCATCCAGTCGGTGTCGATGGACGTGCCCGAGAACAGCGTCACCGCGCTCATCGGCCCCTCGGGCTGTGGGAAGTCTACCTTCCTCCGGTGTCTCAACCGGATGAACGACCGCATCAACTCGGCGCGCGTCGATGGGTCGGTCGAACTCGACGGGAAGGAGATATACCAAGACGGCGTGAATCTCGTAGAACTGCGCAAGCGCGTCGGGATGGTCTTTCAGGCACCCAACCCCTTCCCGAAGTCGATTCGAGACAACATCGCCTACGGCCCGCGCAAGCACGGCGACATCAACGACGGCTTGTTGGACAAACTACTGGGCCGCGCCGACGAGGAGAAAGAGGACGAAATCGTCGAGCGGTCGCTCAAGCAGGCCGCGCTCTGGGACGAGGTCAGCGACCGACTGGACGACAATGCGCTCGGCCTGTCGGGCGGCCAGCAACAGCGCCTCTGCATCGGTCGGTGTCTCGCGGTGGACCCCGAGGTCATCCTGATGGACGAACCGGCCTCGGCGCTCGACCCCATCGCCACCGCCAAAATCGAGGACCTCATCGAGGAACTCTCGAAGGATTACACCGTGGTCGTCGTCACCCACAACATGCAGCAGGCGGCCCGGATTAGCGACCAGACCGCGGTCTTCCTGACCGGCGGCGAGTTGGTCGAGTACGGCGAGACCGACCAAATCTTCGAGAATCCCAACAGCCAGCGCGTCGAGGACTACATCACCGGCAAGTTCGGATAA
- the phoU gene encoding phosphate signaling complex protein PhoU codes for MPRTGYQDQLETLREDVVGMGEEVVARLRMALLALDHQDHDLAWEVIDGDDEINRRYLDLERDCIGLVALQQPVASDLRLVAASFKIITDLERVGDLATNLGEYALYGDREVFDGVNLRDLGEAAAGMVTDAVAAYDDADAAACEELAERDADLDRRCERASELVVRDLIETELPDGADSEAVEHLLQDVSKVLLTIRDLERVGDHAVNIAARTLYMVENDDRLIE; via the coding sequence ATGCCTCGAACCGGCTATCAAGACCAACTCGAAACCCTCCGCGAGGACGTGGTCGGGATGGGCGAGGAGGTCGTCGCGCGACTTCGGATGGCCCTCCTCGCGCTGGACCACCAAGACCACGACCTCGCGTGGGAGGTCATCGACGGCGACGACGAGATAAATCGTCGCTATCTAGACCTCGAACGGGACTGCATCGGGTTGGTGGCGCTCCAGCAACCGGTCGCCTCGGACTTACGACTCGTCGCCGCGTCGTTCAAGATTATCACCGACCTCGAACGCGTCGGCGACCTCGCGACTAACCTCGGCGAGTACGCGCTGTACGGCGACCGCGAGGTGTTCGACGGCGTGAACCTCCGGGACCTCGGGGAGGCCGCCGCCGGGATGGTCACCGACGCCGTGGCGGCCTACGACGACGCCGACGCCGCGGCCTGCGAGGAGCTAGCCGAGCGCGACGCCGACCTCGACCGGCGATGCGAGCGCGCCAGCGAACTCGTCGTCCGGGACCTCATCGAGACCGAACTCCCCGACGGTGCCGACTCCGAGGCGGTCGAACACCTCCTCCAAGACGTGTCGAAGGTCCTGCTGACGATTCGGGACTTAGAGCGCGTCGGCGACCACGCGGTCAACATCGCGGCCCGCACCCTCTACATGGTCGAGAACGACGACCGACTCATCGAGTAG
- the phoU gene encoding phosphate signaling complex protein PhoU, with translation MPREDYQQQLIDLRENVLYMSEVVMERLRMGLDALEQKDTDLAWEVIDGDEEVNQLYLDLEQECIDLLALQQPVASDLRMVAASFKIITDLERIGDLATNLGEYTLEANHDVFPEVDIQELGTLTLDMIEDSMMAYADEDTDGCYGIAERDDELDARCERASEIVVRDLIETELENNTEEEIEQLLQDVSRLLLTVRDLERIGDHAVNIAARTLYMVENDDELIY, from the coding sequence ATGCCCCGAGAGGACTATCAACAGCAACTCATCGACCTCCGCGAGAACGTCCTCTACATGAGCGAGGTCGTGATGGAACGGCTCCGGATGGGCTTAGACGCCCTCGAACAGAAGGACACCGACCTCGCGTGGGAGGTCATCGACGGCGACGAGGAGGTCAACCAACTCTACCTCGACCTCGAACAGGAGTGTATCGACCTGCTGGCGCTCCAACAGCCGGTCGCCTCCGACCTCCGGATGGTCGCGGCGTCGTTCAAGATTATCACCGACCTCGAACGAATCGGCGACCTCGCGACCAACCTCGGCGAGTACACCCTCGAAGCCAACCACGACGTGTTCCCCGAGGTGGACATCCAAGAACTCGGCACGCTCACCCTCGACATGATAGAGGACTCGATGATGGCGTACGCCGACGAGGACACCGACGGCTGTTACGGCATCGCCGAGCGCGACGACGAACTCGACGCGCGCTGTGAGCGCGCCAGCGAAATCGTGGTCCGGGACCTCATCGAGACCGAACTGGAGAACAACACCGAGGAGGAAATCGAACAGTTGCTCCAAGACGTGTCGCGGCTCTTGCTGACGGTCCGAGACCTCGAACGCATCGGCGACCACGCGGTCAACATCGCGGCTCGGACCCTCTACATGGTCGAGAACGACGACGAGCTTATCTACTAG
- a CDS encoding sensor domain-containing protein, translated as MATDTLSRRSASRLWGVFGVPFRLQTYRNLLYLALAFPLGLAYFIFLLVGLSLGVGLAITVVGIPILLAVLAISTGLASVEREIATVLLGVEVESPGWVVTDEGTIIDRAKRLVTDLGTWKALAYLGSKLVIGITAFVAVTTLLVTAVSMLAVPLVYDQPGVYVGLVTDAPIQFHPSLYVVWRNLLVGVETVVNIESWQVRTLPAALGVAGFGLLLGIVSLHLLNGLARFSAWYTKFMLGTNGQLPSLSR; from the coding sequence ATGGCGACCGACACCCTCTCCAGACGTTCCGCCAGCCGACTCTGGGGCGTCTTCGGCGTTCCATTTCGGCTCCAGACGTACCGGAATCTGCTGTATCTGGCGCTCGCGTTCCCGCTCGGATTGGCGTACTTTATCTTTCTATTGGTCGGCCTCTCACTCGGCGTCGGCCTCGCCATCACCGTCGTCGGCATCCCGATTCTGCTCGCGGTGCTGGCCATCTCGACGGGACTGGCCAGCGTCGAGCGCGAGATAGCAACCGTTCTCCTCGGGGTCGAAGTCGAGTCGCCGGGGTGGGTCGTGACCGACGAGGGGACCATTATCGACCGCGCGAAGCGTCTCGTCACCGACCTCGGGACGTGGAAGGCGTTGGCCTACCTCGGGTCGAAGCTGGTCATCGGCATCACCGCGTTCGTGGCCGTCACGACGCTGCTCGTGACCGCCGTGAGCATGCTCGCGGTCCCGCTGGTCTACGACCAACCCGGCGTCTACGTGGGTCTCGTGACCGACGCGCCGATTCAGTTCCACCCCTCGCTGTACGTCGTCTGGCGGAACCTGCTGGTCGGCGTCGAGACGGTGGTCAACATCGAGTCGTGGCAGGTCCGGACGCTCCCGGCCGCGCTCGGCGTCGCCGGATTCGGCCTCCTGTTGGGAATCGTCTCGCTCCACCTCCTCAACGGTCTCGCACGCTTTTCGGCGTGGTACACGAAGTTCATGCTCGGCACGAACGGACAACTCCCGTCGCTGTCGCGGTGA